Proteins from one Plasmodium cynomolgi strain B DNA, chromosome 10, whole genome shotgun sequence genomic window:
- a CDS encoding ubiquitin fusion degradation protein UFD1 (putative) — MDDDFVRAVNKFNANLGIHKKSSVRDLSEKKEKKEKVDDENANKLKEDLELHYIHNSNNKICQKFLTLPLSAKSDKLNSHSDKVILPVSILKTLEKGFYRSEVEFPYTFSLKNVQNNYITHVCVLEFSSNEGIIHVSENVKENLGIKQNSGIVRLLVTYANIPKCDFIKFESLNENTSNIKFMKNLLQNELNLNYSTLTLGDYVHINNLSFYISELEPDNAVSLINTDITVDICERKNVGEKKEESSNCLNDFYEPINTTDVNINSTIRKGMKKYKYFFHYSVLDLLKKDKIEIKISLHSIGSHNDLDLYVSFPPHDSVSDVLHHLHFDDLSKDVIINRDLMTKSLMLHFACFAKEREDDGTDGVPRGGAAERVSREDNSASVTSSGPEKDAPPSVPSKETPPSAPQHKEDPFLEYLYDQYFPHLMYIAISCSAETEVQYTLSMKVSTEGETEALKGDEAEGKRDPPAASTSIRPTESSSSGHKFIKCNNCLKDIFENNLSMHQIHCLKNISLCNICKKSFQKKDIFNHTHCDICNEGISKSDKKKHNYTWHTKIKCACEKYFYKNNTFSIKHYFVQKKLSSVLTVTVYNEDYILANFLDKFDDQENFTSKSVPYYMHLLHTNFSFFVKYINHTEHEKYCGSKSVICIFCKTSMHRNRYLAHLMFFHDKDKKESFMLINENLEA, encoded by the exons ATGGATGATGACTTCGTGAGAGCGgtaaacaaatttaatgcCAATTTGGGGATTCACAAGAAGAGTTCTGTTAGGGATCtgagtgagaaaaaagaaaaaaaggaaaaggttGATGATGAAAATGCCAATAAGCTGAAGGAAGACTTGGAGCTACATTATATACACAACTCGAACAACAAAATATGCCAAAAGTTTTTGACCCTGCCCTTGAGCGCCAAATCGGACAAGCTGAATAGCCACTCGGATAAGGTCATACTG CCAGTGTCCATCTTGAAAACGCTCGAGAAAGGATTCTACCGAAGCGAGGTGGAGTTCCCATACACGTTCAGCCTGAAGAACGTACAAAACAACTACATCACGCATGTATGCGTTTTAGAGTTCAGCTCAAACGAAGGAATCATACACGTAtcagaaaatgtaaaagaaaatttaggAATAAAACAGAATAGCGGAATAGTCCGATTATTAGTAACCTATGCAAATATACCCAAATGcgattttatcaaatttgaatcattaaatgaaaataccagcaacataaaatttatgaaaaatttattacaaaatGAATTGAATTTGAATTATAGTACCTTGACCTTAGGGGACTATGTCCATATTAACAATTTAAGTTTCTACATAAGTGAGTTAGAACCAGACAATGCTGTGTCGCTAATAAATACTGACATCACTGTCGATATATGTGAAAGGAAGAACGtgggagagaagaaagagGAGTCTTCAAATTGCCTGAACGACTTTTATGAACCCATAAATACGACAGATGTGAATATTAACAGCACTATTAGaaagggaatgaaaaaatataaatacttttttcaCTACTCTGTTTTGGATTTGCTCAAGAAGGATAAGATTGAAATAAAGATTTCGCTGCATTCCATTGGTTCACACAACGATCTGGACTTGTATGTGTCCTTTCCTCCGCATGACTCCGTGTCGGATGTGCTGCACCATTTGCACTTTGACGATCTTAGCAAAGACGTCATCATAAATAGGGACCTGATGACCAAGTCCTTGATGTTGCACTTTGCCTGCTTTGCGAAGGAGCGTGAAGATGACGGCACAGACGGGGTTCCGCGAGGGGGTGCTGCGGAAAGGGTGTCACGAGAAGACAACTCGGCAAGTGTCACTTCGAGTGGGCCTGAAAAAGACGCCCCTCCAAGCGTGCCCTCAAAAGAGACCCCCCCAAGTGCACCTCAGCACAAGGAAGACCCCTTCCTTGAATACCTATACGATCAGTATTTCCCCCACCTAATGTACATTGCCATTTCGTGTTCGGCCGAAACGGAGGTGCAGTACACCTTATCGATGAAAGTCAGCACTGAAGGTGAGACAGAGGCACTGAAAGGGGACGAAGCAGAGGGCAAGCGTGATCCCCCCGCTGCTAGCACATCCATTAGGCCAACCGAAAGTTCGAGCAGCGGTCACAAGTTCATAAAATGCAACAATTGCCTAAAAGACATTTTTGAGAATAACCTGAGCATGCATCAAATTCACTgcctaaaaaatatttccctatgtaatatatgcaaaaagagtttccaaaaaaaggatatattCAATCATACCCATTGTGATATATGTAATGAAGGAATAAGTAAATCCGACAAGAAGAAACATAACTACACATggcacacaaaaataaaatgtgcatgtgagaaatacttttataaaaacaatacaTTTTCCATCAAGCATTAttttgtccaaaaaaaattatcttctGTTCTTACTGTAAC GGTATACAATGAAGACTACATATTGGCAAATTTTTTGGACAAATTTGATGACCAGGAAAATTTTACGTCCAAATCGGTCCCCTATTACATGCACCTACTGCATAcgaatttttccttctttgttaaatatataaatcatACGGagcatgaaaaatattgcgGGTCCAAGTCAGtcatttgtatattttgcaaaacgaGCATGCACAGGAACAGGTACTTGGCTCACTTGATGTTTTTTCATGACAAGGATAAGAAGGAGTCCTTTATGCTTATCAATGAGAATTTAGAAGCTTAG
- a CDS encoding hypothetical protein (putative) — translation MGMVLSKISTNDEESRLLLSKNGILNFKKKDTVRFKQRLKILKNRINGFLKKGFKTTSWVVWVAGVSVVVLITPIAFQYEKECQLFEMQAQFLQAQQAANVPQLN, via the coding sequence ATGGGAATGGTACTTTCCAAAATTTCTACAAATGATGAAGAGAGTCGATTATTGCTTTCGAAAAATGGCATACTAAATTTTAAGAAGAAAGACACTGTGCGATTTAAACaaagattaaaaatattaaaaaatagaataaatggttttttaaaaaaaggatttaagACTACATCTTGGGTGGTGTGGGTTGCGGGTGTATCTGTGGTGGTCCTCATTACACCTATTGCGTTCCAATATGAGAAGGAATGTCAGCTGTTCGAAATGCAGGCTCAGTTTTTGCAGGCACAGCAGGCGGCTAATGTCCCCCAGTTGAAC
- a CDS encoding 50S ribosomal subunit protein L12 (putative), with protein AYFLGGISCLTFLKKQSKLSYIYLIYSEKRIGDNHRRKNYLNYKNGIILKKNASNGRQKFTLGSEKVNKIIESLKELTLLEASELVKQIETTFSVDTRQSIGSSNNDQDRKNAADANANEEEEDDENKVYDLILENIEPNKKIPIIKIVKEIKKDLNLKQAKDLVDNLPQTLFEKVNKETADKWKAKLTEAGGIVKLK; from the coding sequence GCATACTTCCTGGGAGGTATCAGCTGTTTGACgtttttgaagaagcaaagtAAGCTGAGCTATATCTACCTTATATATagcgaaaaaagaattggTGATAATCATCggaggaaaaattatttaaattataaaaatggaatcattttgaaaaagaatgCATCTAATGGAAGACAGAAATTTACCTTAGGTAGCGAaaaggtaaataaaattatagaaaGTTTGAAAGAGCTAACATTATTGGAAGCAAGCGAATTAGTGAAACAAATTGAAACCACCTTTTCTGTGGACACCAGACAGAGTATAGGTTCTTCTAACAATGATCaggatagaaaaaatgcagctgATGCAAACGctaatgaggaggaagaggatgACGAAAATAAGGTCTATGATTTGATCCTAGAAAATATAGAACccaataaaaaaatccctATCATTAAGATCGTTAAGGAGATTAAGAAGGATCTCAATTTGAAGCAAGCCAAAGACTTGGTGGATAATTTACCACAAACtctttttgaaaaagttaaCAAAGAAACAGCTGACAAATGGAAAGCTAAACTTACGGAGGCTGGGGGCATTGTTAAGTTGAAGTAG
- a CDS encoding hypothetical protein (putative) translates to MQPAVQENHGQVELARHNVSLFELSSEANLRMNIINDDHQLVSHYKKEMANKKMQTVKYFDIDITDDVNDINDALCNPIGLNDEDHEDDYVEFKIKKFMSSCGEDSYARKILLSDMDITVKCVSVGDMPTEMVELSQDGEIN, encoded by the coding sequence ATGCAGCCCGCTGTGCAGGAAAACCATGGCCAAGTCGAACTTGCGCGCCATAACGTATCCCTCTTTGAGCTGTCAAGCGAAGCCAATTTAAGgatgaatattattaacgATGACCACCAGCTGGTAAGTcattacaaaaaggaaatggcaaataaaaaaatgcaaacggttaaatattttgatataGACATAACGGACGATGTAAACGACATTAACGATGCATTGTGCAACCCGATAGGACTGAATGATGAGGACCATGAGGACGATTACGTTGAatttaagataaaaaagtttaTGTCATCTTGCGGTGAAGACTCTTACGCGAGGAAAATTCTGTTGAGCGATATGGACATCACAGTGAAGTGCGTCTCTGTTGGGGACATGCCCACGGAGATGGTGGAGCTTAGCCAAGACGGTGAGATCAACTGA
- a CDS encoding developmentally regulated GTP-binding protein 1 (putative) — MSILQKIADIEAEMAKTQKNKATNYHLGLLKAKLSKLKAQLIEGGTKGGGEGEGFDVSKTGDARIGLVGFPSVGKSTLLNKLTGTFSEVASYEFTTLTCVPGIFKYKGAKMQLLDLPGIIEGAKDGKGRGKQVIAVAKSCSLILIVLDVLKPLTFKKIIEKELEGFGIRLNKKPPNIIFQKKDKGGINITHTVPLNNIDEDMIKSICHEYRIMNANISIRCEATVDDIIDVIEGNRLYVPCIYVLNKVDQITLEELEIVTRLPHNVPISAHLEWNLDGLLEAIWNYLDLVRIYTKPKGQIPDYESPVILKKERSKVENFCKKIHRSLVHQLKYALVWGKSVKHNPQKVGKDHELNDEDVVQLVKK, encoded by the coding sequence ATGTCCATCCTGCAAAAGATAGCTGACATCGAGGCCGAAATGGCCAAGACGCAAAAGAACAAAGCGACGAATTACCACCTGGGGTTGCTAAAAGCGAAATTGTCCAAATTAAAGGCTCAGCTAATTGAAGGAGGgacaaaaggaggaggagaaggagaagggtTCGATGTTTCCAAAACGGGAGATGCTAGAATAGGTCTAGTAGGATTCCCCTCAGTAGGAAAATCTACACTGCTAAACAAACTAACAGGGACTTTCTCAGAAGTGGCTTCATACGAATTTACAACGTTGACATGTGTGCCAggaattttcaaatataaagGAGCCAAAATGCAATTACTAGATTTACCAGGAATTATTGAAGGAGCAAAAGATGGAAAGGGAAGAGGCAAACAAGTTATTGCAGTAGCAAAGAGTTGCTCACTGATTTTGATCGTCTTAGATGTATTAAAACCATTAaccttcaaaaaaataattgaaaaagaattgGAAGGGTTTGGAATTAGGTTAAATAAGAAACCAccaaatattatttttcaaaaaaaagacaaaggaGGAATCAATATCACACACACAGTACCGTTGAACAATATTGACGAGGACATGATCAAGTCTATATGTCATGAGTATAGAATTATGAATGCAAATATATCAATACGATGTGAAGCTACTGTAGATGACATCATTGATGTCATTGAAGGGAACAGGTTGTATGTTCCATGTATTTACGTTTTAAATAAAGTAGATCAGATCACATTAGAAGAACTAGAAATTGTTACTAGACTCCCTCATAATGTCCCTATTTCTGCTCACTTAGAATGGAATTTAGATGGACTGTTAGAAGCTATTTGGAACTACCTAGATTTGGTTAGAATTTACACCAAACCGAAAGGTCAGATTCCGGACTATGAGTCACCTGTTATTTTAAAGAAGGAAAGATCCAAGGTGGAAaatttctgcaaaaaaattcataggTCCTTAGTGCACCAGTTGAAGTATGCCTTAGTTTGGGGGAAGTCCGTCAAACATAACCCCCAGAAGGTTGGCAAGGACCACGAGTTGAATGATGAGGATGTCGTTCAGTTGGTGAAGAAG
- a CDS encoding hypothetical protein (putative) yields the protein MVNQTPHIVILSYDEKKINKLVSHLMSIFEPLESYEKADTYKLTFDRNDFHKVAKVAIVNKYYSAEVTISSCVVQSGEHVICAKANLPNGPNLPNVPNVPNMEGGDEANPESQNRAKELDARDILCESVIFLFNNFSEKEKKLVNVNPFRNYDEECVEYVKDPESQQMIRNANFDFSNLYKYVGVKIAIFPSSLEKDNKDIVNFFSDYFIECLYINYESDFLAEGDDEQGERNSNCTDEGNQNVKEEENTQLREFEEQEDDERLIEALHCHMWKGLQIKRDHLIIQHRGDFSMNETFKGDEAAPSGEKPPQGDKTVPNGEKTPLSDKTVPGGAAKIDPNGTVENGAKTSEGQKEKLFMENFNKIVEKIRVAKMENKNCSSHSARRKKAEEIIFELQQYFCDIDEE from the exons ATGGTGAATCAAACCCCCCACATCGTCATCTTATCCTACGATGAAAAGAAGATAAACAAATTGGTGTCACATTTGATGAGCATATTTGAACCCCTGGAGAGTTACGAAAAGGCAGATACGTATAAGCTCACCTTTGACCGGAATGATTTTCACA aGGTGGCCAAGGTGGCCATTGTGAATAAGTACTACAGCGCGGAGGTCACTATTTCTTCCTGCGTGGTTCAATCTGGGGAGCATGTCATTTGTGCAAAGGCAAATCTGCCAAATGGGCCTAATCTGCCAAATGTGCCGAATGTGCCAAATATGGAAGGGGGTGATGAAGCGAACCCCGAGTCGCAGAACCGGGCCAAGGAACTAGACGCTAGGGATATCCTCTGTGAAAGCGTCATATTCCTCTTTAACAATTtcagcgaaaaggaaaaaaaactcgttAATGTAAACCCATTTAGGAACTATGATGAGGAGTGTGTAGAATACGTTAAGGATCCGGAGAGCCAACAAATGATACGAAATGccaattttgatttttcaaatctatataaatatgtggGGGTTaaaattgccatttttccttcatctCTTGAAAAAGACAATAAAGatattgttaatttttttagcgACTATTTTATTGAATGTTTGTACATAAATTATGAATCGGATTTTTTGGCAGAAGGTGATGATGAACAGGGGGAGAGGAATTCCAACTGTACAGATGAGGGAAACCAAAATgtaaaagaggaggaaaacacTCAGTTACGAGAATTTGAAGAACAAGAAGATGACGAAAGGTTGATAGAAGCGCTGCACTGTCATATGTGGAAGGGGCTGCAGATTAAACGGGACCATTTGATCATTCAGCATAGGGGGGATTTCTCGATGAACGAAACCTTCAAGGGTGATGAAGCTGCCCCAAGCGGGGAGAAACCCCCCCAGGGTGATAAAACTgtgccaaatggggagaagaCTCCCCTGAGTGATAAAACTGTGCCAGGCGGAGCGGCCAAAATTGATCCAAACGGAACCGTGGAGAACGGTGCCAAGACCTCCGAAGGacagaaagaaaaactgtTCATGGAAAACTtcaacaaaattgtggaaaaaataagagtagcaaaaatggaaaataaaaattgcagtaGCCATTCTgcacggagaaaaaaagcggaagaaattattttcgaaCTGCAGCAGTATTTCTGTGACATTGATGAGGAGTAA
- a CDS encoding hypothetical protein (putative), which translates to MKLSHAINKLIASLGGVLLVAYDVFRMHKSSTNYVDENVYIMDNPYVPFSTFLILSFTYLFLNGFSNSKNVMAKGFKGFLSCFLITFAFVFFAHQLYLTSEINKVKSELLRNSTYLCIFLFFYFCSLCIEAHRNLSRTLSSKENIGGPIKIEV; encoded by the exons ATGAAGCTCTCTCATGCAATAAACAAGCTGATAGCATCCCTTGGAGGAGTCCTCTTAGTTGCGTACGATGTTTTTCGAATGCACAAAAGCAGCACAAATTATGTGGACGAAAACGTCTACATAATGGATAACCCCTATGTgcctttttccacttttctGATTCTGAGTTTTACATACCTTTTCCTAAACGGTTTTTCGAACTCAAAGAATGTGATGGCAAAAGGGTTTAAAG GCTTCCTAAGCTGCTTCTTAATCACGTTCgccttcgttttttttgcgcaccaGTTGTACCTCACATCAG AAATCAACAAGGTTAAGTCCGAGCTGCTCAGAAACTCCACCTACCTGTgcattttcctcttcttctacttctgcTCGTTGTGCATCGAGGCCCATCGCAACTTATCAAGAACCCTGTCAAGCAAGGAGAACATTGGGGGGCCCATCAAAATCGAAGTTTGA
- a CDS encoding hypothetical protein (putative) codes for MNHAVKCLVEKSKCGKGKRKKLKNTLSDRVRGFVDEEHSLHYDVDLFHYLSCLSERKSNAHNWQGDQSAHALINFIIEELVKKIQQKRERKDPTVQTNKQCSHNSDTAIKGYHDENDINIKEKISFEQIKNYDETNLKHMFFIENINIDYNGRKVELSPFKSTIIGETAVTTASGKVSLIKHKKSKTKKKLNLLKYANHRNTSPCTRMQKLKVCVNRKIDNLLSSQICLNDHHFSLNSEGIQFLYFLLLCDCLHDGLYENGSQEEQGGGGEEEKQQEEKEKKKNYDKCTSRNYSEWEKQDDAEGALERSDGNDSPCGYFNMKKIMTNMEAEMVKMGQEQNIFLSLCAPVIHLDFSNGVNFVDCLKEVLYASLPNGATTCDNDREVMPSDKSSGLRTRGRKKAQKERDREDPLLHDREDPLLHDREDPLLHERKDPLLHDREDPLLHNREDPLLHNREDPLLHNREDPLLHDLMNDLLKICAQIKPLLFDIVEVNHICKKVEWVKLPGGKGGEKDSERDGEVDSGDIAKKRTANERRERHLHLLLCLVGNEISIYAIPKSHLLLKLYDSAKNEPTSVESTEYIKQKIADTKFEKVFSYQDEEALTDFSYSICVSDNQRFLKIALTFNSTRIKVLSVYLREISRYAKITRFIEREETTNACVHTCADYLLSHFKNPLGDGTHLEKGTSHRGETAPGEEVPLAQEALHIKELPQSGKDTHCVAFHEDILHLQQGIISVCSFYPCLNSYLLCVSSKEGEMIIIDIRSNNELYFFKRKTESVTHMRWYENSCLSFGQEKGCIIHLFENKYFLNIDKDWTSQVDIICIHSSLLNDMHLFLFDDGTVLRGKLKGNLSKVKISELFLWKTPNFELDPEVLLSISAEKGDETDSVSRILLYEYLQGLQSIFRNGVRIGKSKAVEANAREKTIALTPRW; via the exons atgaaccacgCGGTAAAGTGCTTAGttgaaaaatcaaaatgtggaaaggggaaaaggaagaagctcAAAAATACCTTAAGTGATCGGGTTAGAGGTTTCGTGGATGAAGAGCATTCCCTGCACTACGACGTGGATCTGTTCCACTACTTGAGTTGTCTGAGCGAGAGGAAAAGTAACGCACACAACTGGCAAGGGGATCAAAGTGCACACGCCCTGATAAACTTCATCATAGAGGAGCTCGTAAAGAAAATTCaacagaaaagggaaagaaaagacCCCACAGTGCAGACAAATAAGCAGTGTAGCCACAATTCTGACACAGCGATAAAAGGGTACCATGACGAAAATGACATTaacataaaggaaaaaatttcattcgaacagataaaaaattacgatgaaacaaatttaaagCACATGTTctttatagaaaatattaacataGACTACAACGGAAGGAAGGTGGAACTCTCCCCATTTAAAAGTACCATAATTGGGGAGACTGCAGTGACGACGGCAAGTGGCAAAGTGAGCCTaattaaacacaaaaaatcCAAGACCAAAAAGAAGCTAAATCTGCTCAAGTATGCTAATCATAGGAACACATCTCCATGCACACGGATGCAGAAGTTGAAAGTATGTGTAAACCGAAAAATAGATAATTTGCTAAGTTCCCAGATCTGCTTAAATGATCATCATTTTTCGCTTAACTCGGAGGGGATCcagtttttgtattttctgcTCCTGTGCGATTGTTTACATGACGGTTTGTACGAGAACGGGTCGCAGGAAGaacaggggggaggaggagaggaggagaagcagcaggaggagaaagagaagaagaagaactaTGACAAATGCACCAGTAGGAACTACTCAGAGTGGGAAAAACAAGACGATGCAGAGGGTGCATTGGAGAGATCAGATGGGAACGACTCCCCCTGTGGATACTTCAACATGAAGAAAATCATGACAAATATGGAAGccgaaatggtgaaaatgGGACAGgagcaaaatatttttttaagtctttGTGCCCCGGTAATTCACTTAGACTTCAGCAATGGTGTCAATTTTGTGGATTGCCTAAAGGAGGTACTATATGCGTCTCTACCAAATGGGGCAACCACCTGTGATAATGACAGGGAGGTTATGCCAAGTGATAAGAGCAGTGGACTCCGCACCAGGGGGCGAAAGAAAGCACAGAAAGAGCGTGATCGGGAGGACCCCTTGCTTCATGATCGGGAGGACCCCTTGCTCCATGATCGGGAGGACCCCTTGCTGCACGAACGGAAGGACCCCTTGCTGCACGATCGGGAGGACCCCTTACTGCACAATCGGGAGGACCCCTTACTGCACAATCGAGAGGACCCCTTACTGCACAATCGAGAGGACCCCTTGCTGCACGATCTGATGAATGACCTGCTAAAAATTTGCGCACAAAT CAAGCCGTTACTTTTCGACATCGTGGAGGTTAACCATATTTGCAAGAAGGTGGAGTGGGTTAAGCTTCCCGGCGGGAAGGGCGGAGAGAAGGATAGCGAAAGGGACGGCGAAGTGGACAGCGGGGACATtgcaaaaaaacgaaccGCAAACGAAAGGCGCGAAAGGCACCTCCACCTACTGCTCTGCTTAGTGGGGAACGAGATAAGCATCTACGCCATTCCGAAGAGCCATTTACTCCTCAAGTTGTACGACTcggcaaaaaatgaacccaCCTCTGTAGAATCAACAGAATacataaagcaaaaaattgcggaCACAAAATTCGAAAAGGTTTTTTCATACCAGGATGAAGAAGCGCTCACCGATTTTTCCTACTCCATTTGTGTAAGTGACAATCAGAGGTTCTTAAAAATTGCCTTAACGTTTAATAGCACCAGAATAAAAGTGTTGAGTGTCTATTTGAGGGAGATAAGTAGATATGCGAAGATCACCCGCTTTATCGAAAGGGAGGAGACTACGAATGCCTGCGTGCATACGTGTGCGGATTATTTGCTTAGCCATTTTAAGAACCCCCTGGGGGATGGTACCCACTTGGAGAAAGGGACCAGCCATAGGGGGGAAACAGCACCAGGAGAAGAAGTACCCTTAGCGCAAGAGGCGCTACACATAAAAGAACTTCCTCAATCAGGGAAAGATACACATTGCGTGGCTTTTCACGAAGATATCCTACACCTACAACAAGGCATCATATCCGTGTGCTCATTTTACCCGTGCCTGAATTCCTACCTTCTCTGTGTTAGCTCCAAGGAAGGagaaatgataataatagACATAAGGAGCAACAACgagctttattttttcaagcgGAAGACAGAGAGTGTGACTCACATGAGGTGGTATGAAAATAGCTGCTTGTCTTTtggacaagaaaaaggatgCATCATTCATCTGTTCgagaataaatattttttaaatatcgaTAAGGATTGGACTAGCCAAGTAGATatcatatgcatacatagcTCGCTCCTCAACGACATGCATCTGTTTCTGTTTGATGATGGGACTGTGCTTAGGGGTAAGTTGAAGGGGAACTTGTCAAAGGTTAAAATTAGTGAATTGTTTCTGTGGAAGACGCCAAATTTTGAGTTAGATCCCGAGGTGCTACTAAGCATTAGCGCAGAGAAGGGAGACGAAACCGATTCCGTGTCACGTATACTGTTGTATGAATACCTGCAGGGGTTACAGAGCATTTTTAGGAACGGGGTTAGGATAGGGAAGTCCAAGGCCGTTGAGGCGAATGCGCGCGAGAAGACGATTGCACTGACGCCCAGGTGGTGA